A window of Bacillaceae bacterium S4-13-56 contains these coding sequences:
- the ccsB gene encoding c-type cytochrome biogenesis protein CcsB: protein MNNWLTISGNLLFTAFIFYLLATIFFAATIRDKKDVQKKQGFSARIGIILTIIGFIAQVGYFITRWIASGHAPVSNLFEYTTFFGMMIILAFIIIHFIYKVNFLGVFALPVALLIIAFASMFPRELSPLVPSLKSHWLYIHVTTAALGEAILAVSFAAGLIYLIKVIDQSRKSKQTFWLEFVLYSLLATLAFVLVTSSFRAVDYQATFELVNDEEATPIEYHMPAIVSPVDTVLIEEEVMAPLFTVPSWMEGENAARKFNTLLWSLSVGLILYGMLRLLLRKRIGAALQPFFKRANADLIDEISYRAVTIGFPVFTLGALIFASIWAQEAWDRFWGWDPKEVWALVTWFFYAAFLHLRLSRGWHGEKSAWLAVIGFAIIMFNLIVVNLIIAGLHSYA from the coding sequence ATGAATAACTGGCTCACTATAAGCGGGAATCTGCTGTTTACAGCCTTTATATTTTATTTATTGGCTACTATTTTTTTTGCAGCAACCATTCGAGATAAGAAGGACGTTCAAAAGAAACAGGGTTTTTCTGCTAGAATAGGAATCATACTAACCATCATTGGATTTATTGCTCAAGTGGGATATTTTATAACGCGCTGGATTGCAAGTGGGCACGCACCAGTTAGTAATTTATTTGAGTATACTACTTTCTTCGGAATGATGATTATACTAGCTTTTATCATTATTCATTTTATATACAAAGTGAATTTCCTTGGAGTATTTGCCCTCCCAGTGGCTTTACTCATTATTGCATTCGCTAGTATGTTTCCAAGGGAACTTTCACCTTTAGTTCCTTCCTTAAAGTCACACTGGTTATACATCCACGTCACAACTGCAGCACTCGGAGAAGCTATATTAGCAGTAAGCTTTGCTGCTGGACTGATTTACTTGATCAAAGTCATTGATCAATCGAGGAAAAGCAAACAGACGTTTTGGTTAGAGTTTGTATTATATAGCTTACTAGCCACATTGGCATTTGTACTTGTTACTTCCTCATTTAGAGCAGTGGACTATCAAGCTACTTTTGAATTGGTAAATGATGAAGAAGCTACGCCTATCGAATATCATATGCCAGCTATCGTATCACCAGTCGATACGGTTCTGATTGAAGAAGAAGTCATGGCACCGTTATTTACCGTTCCGAGTTGGATGGAAGGTGAAAATGCTGCTCGTAAATTTAATACACTTCTGTGGTCCCTAAGTGTGGGGCTAATTCTTTATGGTATGCTTCGTCTACTATTAAGAAAAAGAATTGGTGCTGCTCTTCAACCTTTCTTTAAAAGAGCCAATGCGGATTTAATCGACGAAATTTCCTATCGGGCTGTGACTATTGGCTTCCCTGTTTTCACATTAGGAGCGCTTATTTTTGCTTCTATATGGGCCCAGGAAGCGTGGGATCGATTTTGGGGATGGGATCCAAAAGAAGTATGGGCGCTTGTTACATGGTTCTTCTATGCGGCATTTTTACATCTCCGTCTTTCCAGAGGGTGGCATGGTGAAAAATCGGCTTGGTTAGCAGTTATAGGTTTTGCTATTATTATGTTTAATTTAATAGTTGTGAACTTAATCATAGCTGGACTTCACTCCTATGCGTAA